In Amycolatopsis endophytica, the following are encoded in one genomic region:
- a CDS encoding 2-methylaconitate cis-trans isomerase PrpF family protein, which produces MTDQLTVHCVLMRGGTSKGLYFHAADLPAPGPARDAVLIRLMGSPDPLQIDGLGGSRPITSKLAIVAPSTRDDADVDYTFGQVEIDRAAVGYSGNCGNISAGVGPFAIDEGLVAAVEGTTPVRIHNTNTGAVMTAHVPVHEGKARVVGDFAVPGVPGTGAEIVMDWSGTVGAKTGALLPTGNPVDDILLESGSLVHATICDAGNPCAWIPAADLGVDGGELDFDDALLEVVREIRGKAAARLRLCTNWRHADDESPGLPMVGFVAPPGDYRTLAGTAAESGDMDLRVRLIFMNRLHESIAGTASVCLAAASRIRGSVVDAVTTRRRPDTVLIGHPSGVTPARVAVRTVPRPPHVAFDLLGFSRTARRLMDCTAYYPRPA; this is translated from the coding sequence ATGACGGACCAGCTGACCGTCCACTGTGTGCTGATGCGCGGCGGGACGAGCAAAGGACTGTACTTCCACGCGGCCGACCTCCCGGCCCCCGGCCCCGCCCGGGACGCCGTGCTGATCCGGCTCATGGGTTCCCCGGACCCGCTGCAGATCGACGGCCTCGGTGGGTCCCGGCCGATCACGTCGAAACTGGCGATCGTCGCACCGTCCACGCGCGACGATGCCGATGTCGACTACACCTTCGGCCAGGTCGAGATCGACCGCGCCGCCGTCGGTTACTCGGGCAACTGCGGCAACATCTCCGCCGGGGTGGGCCCGTTCGCGATCGACGAGGGCCTGGTGGCGGCGGTCGAGGGCACCACACCGGTCCGGATCCACAACACCAACACCGGCGCGGTGATGACCGCGCACGTGCCCGTGCACGAGGGAAAGGCCAGGGTGGTCGGCGACTTCGCCGTCCCGGGCGTACCGGGCACGGGGGCCGAAATCGTCATGGACTGGTCCGGCACGGTGGGCGCGAAGACCGGCGCACTGCTCCCCACCGGCAACCCGGTCGACGACATCCTGCTGGAGAGCGGTTCGCTCGTGCACGCCACGATCTGCGACGCCGGAAACCCGTGCGCCTGGATCCCCGCCGCCGACCTGGGGGTCGACGGCGGTGAACTCGACTTCGACGACGCGCTGCTCGAGGTGGTCCGGGAGATCCGTGGCAAAGCCGCGGCGCGCCTTCGCCTGTGCACGAACTGGCGCCACGCCGACGACGAGTCACCCGGGCTGCCGATGGTGGGTTTCGTCGCGCCACCCGGCGACTACCGGACGCTGGCCGGCACGGCGGCGGAGAGCGGTGACATGGACCTGCGGGTCCGGTTGATCTTCATGAACCGCCTGCACGAAAGCATCGCGGGCACCGCGTCGGTCTGTCTCGCCGCCGCCTCCCGGATCCGGGGCTCGGTGGTCGACGCGGTCACCACCCGGCGGCGCCCGGACACCGTCCTCATCGGACACCCATCCGGCGTCACCCCCGCGCGCGTCGCCGTCCGCACGGTCCCGCGGCCCCCGCACGTGGCCTTCGATCTGCTCGGTTTCAGCCGCACCGCGCGGCGCCTGATGGACTGCACGGCCTACTACCCGCGTCCCGCGTAA
- a CDS encoding TetR/AcrR family transcriptional regulator, producing the protein MSRPASRTLAAAWHERLDGGLRKQPVQERSRTMIEHVLTTAAELVENLGYEAVVGSPTLLLEKSGVSRGSFYAFFETPESVLDELCYRQMRDATGSFQQALDDRPGKRWAEIVDVVIDYYTQEHRIPLIRELWVRQNLTDRVRTLDELCIEDWAGRVLHQFQRHAPRFGELTQLHCSVALHALERLVQFAFADDGDGDATVLAQAHFMLTRFFAGHSGE; encoded by the coding sequence GTGTCACGACCGGCTTCCCGGACGCTCGCCGCCGCCTGGCACGAGCGGCTCGACGGCGGCCTGCGCAAGCAGCCGGTGCAGGAACGTTCCCGCACGATGATCGAGCACGTCCTGACCACCGCGGCGGAACTGGTCGAGAACCTTGGCTACGAGGCGGTGGTGGGGTCACCGACCCTGCTGCTGGAGAAGTCCGGCGTCAGCCGGGGCTCGTTCTACGCCTTCTTCGAGACTCCGGAAAGCGTTCTCGACGAACTGTGCTACCGGCAGATGCGGGACGCGACGGGAAGTTTCCAGCAGGCCCTGGACGACCGGCCCGGGAAGCGGTGGGCCGAGATCGTCGACGTGGTGATCGACTACTACACGCAGGAGCACCGGATCCCGCTGATCCGGGAACTGTGGGTGCGCCAGAACCTCACCGACCGCGTCCGCACCCTCGACGAGCTGTGCATCGAGGACTGGGCCGGCCGCGTGCTGCACCAGTTCCAGCGCCACGCTCCCCGCTTCGGCGAACTGACCCAGCTGCACTGCAGCGTCGCCCTGCACGCACTGGAACGACTCGTCCAGTTCGCCTTCGCCGACGACGGGGACGGCGACGCGACCGTTCTCGCCCAGGCCCACTTCATGCTCACCCGATTCTTCGCGGGCCACTCCGGCGAGTAG
- a CDS encoding NAD(P)-binding protein, with protein MVGTHSSQHVPPPAPAGTAGPTVAVVGSGPSGCYVAQFLAKTWPDSEITVFESLPAPYGLIRYGVAADHQGTKGVVRQFDRLFTRGGIRFAGNVTVGRDIGFARLAASFDVVVLATGLPGDRELDVPRDPRARVVGAGALLRALNGFPHHGLPRTPLGSRVLVVGIGNVALDVLRLLSKDSEAFTGSDIDDELLGQLRPARPAVLDVVARSDASGAKCDAAMLRELIALDGVDIGAPGLGDQDRGPVADLLRTCAVPAREEPGRTRVTFHFGLVPESVTTRDGRTVLTARRRDGGEPVEFVTDSVVTAIGFTHGAAQDDGCPGPDWADDHVYRVGWLSRGPRGTIAENRKHAQRVVRSIVDDFEAGRITAGRPGFAGVADLLACRVVGFRDWQRIEAAEERSARPGRCRRKITDLDRMLALATGAH; from the coding sequence ATGGTCGGAACGCACTCGTCGCAACACGTCCCCCCGCCCGCGCCGGCAGGGACCGCCGGTCCCACCGTCGCCGTGGTGGGCAGTGGCCCCTCCGGGTGCTACGTCGCGCAGTTCCTGGCCAAGACCTGGCCGGACTCGGAGATCACCGTCTTCGAATCGCTGCCCGCGCCCTACGGGCTCATCCGCTACGGGGTGGCCGCCGACCACCAGGGCACCAAGGGTGTGGTGCGGCAGTTCGACCGGCTGTTCACCCGCGGCGGCATCCGGTTCGCCGGCAACGTGACGGTAGGCCGCGACATCGGCTTCGCCCGCCTGGCCGCGAGTTTCGACGTCGTCGTGCTGGCGACCGGTCTTCCCGGCGACCGCGAACTCGACGTGCCGCGCGATCCACGGGCACGGGTCGTTGGAGCGGGTGCGCTGCTGCGCGCGCTCAACGGGTTTCCCCATCACGGCCTGCCCCGCACGCCGCTGGGTTCGCGGGTGCTCGTCGTCGGGATCGGCAACGTCGCACTCGACGTGCTCCGGCTGTTGTCCAAGGATTCCGAGGCGTTCACCGGATCGGACATCGACGACGAACTGCTCGGGCAACTGCGCCCGGCGCGGCCGGCGGTCCTCGACGTGGTCGCCCGGTCCGACGCGTCCGGTGCGAAGTGCGACGCGGCCATGCTCCGCGAGCTCATCGCACTGGACGGTGTGGACATCGGGGCCCCGGGGCTGGGCGACCAGGACCGCGGCCCGGTCGCGGACCTGCTGCGGACGTGTGCTGTCCCGGCGCGGGAGGAGCCGGGCCGCACCCGCGTGACCTTCCACTTCGGACTCGTCCCCGAATCGGTGACCACCCGGGACGGCCGGACCGTCCTGACCGCGCGACGCCGGGACGGTGGCGAACCGGTCGAGTTCGTCACCGACTCCGTCGTCACCGCCATCGGGTTCACGCACGGCGCGGCGCAGGACGACGGATGCCCCGGTCCGGACTGGGCGGACGACCACGTGTACCGGGTGGGATGGCTCAGCCGGGGCCCGCGGGGCACGATCGCCGAAAACCGCAAGCACGCCCAGCGTGTCGTCCGGTCCATCGTGGACGACTTCGAAGCCGGCCGGATCACGGCGGGCAGGCCCGGATTCGCCGGCGTCGCGGACCTGCTCGCCTGCCGGGTGGTCGGGTTCCGCGACTGGCAGCGCATCGAGGCCGCCGAAGAGCGGTCGGCGCGGCCCGGCCGGTGCCGTCGCAAGATCACCGACCTCGACCGGATGCTGGCGCTGGCCACCGGCGCTCACTGA
- a CDS encoding flavodoxin domain-containing protein — MNELIVLFGTESGNAELVADDISAALQEKGTAVRVADMEDYAVDDLGEADMVVLVVSTYGEGDLPDTAAPFHDALVEAKPDLSGVRFAAFGLGDSTYETYNLGVATLRATFTALGATQIGETGYHDADSGLNPSDVAVAWVSTVLAVATPS; from the coding sequence GTGAACGAGCTGATCGTCCTCTTCGGCACCGAATCCGGCAACGCCGAACTGGTGGCCGACGACATCTCCGCCGCGCTGCAGGAGAAGGGGACCGCGGTGCGGGTAGCCGACATGGAGGACTACGCCGTCGACGATCTCGGCGAGGCGGACATGGTCGTCCTCGTGGTGTCGACCTACGGCGAAGGCGACCTGCCCGACACCGCCGCGCCCTTCCACGACGCGCTCGTGGAAGCCAAACCCGACCTGTCCGGTGTCCGGTTCGCCGCGTTCGGTCTCGGCGACAGCACCTACGAAACGTACAACCTCGGCGTCGCCACCCTCAGGGCCACCTTCACCGCACTGGGCGCGACCCAGATCGGGGAGACCGGATACCACGACGCGGACAGCGGGCTGAATCCGTCCGACGTCGCGGTCGCCTGGGTGAGCACCGTCCTCGCCGTCGCCACGCCGTCCTGA
- a CDS encoding APC family permease → MSDSTPVVNPPSTTDPGTGAVPDRLSGRMGAGSLMLTVLAFSAPIAVVAGFIPFTITFGGRGATLAFVATTILLLLFAVGYVTMTRRIPKPGSFYAFVSAGLGKVSGLGAAFLAVVSYLLMLGGCFVFLGLTATELISSVNGPATPWWLWAGIAWAVVGVLCYFHIEVSARVLSVAMVLEVAIALTFNVAVVLRGGGPDGFSATPFSPSALAHGDVGVTMLFAVMVFLGFEATAVFRDEVRAPDRTIPRATYGAVLFVGVLYILSCYLLTTAYGSGAVDAATNDPKSMFPDAIGQFVAPFFTQLTFLFIITSELAAAISVHNVVARYLYNLGRDRALPAYLAKVHPRHRSPARASTVTALVVAVVLLPLGLTNTAGTGLDAQLFGLATVGLLTLMALVSVSVIAWFARHGGSAGENWFKCYFAPGMAATALGTTVVLAVLHFDLVVGGAPGQNLVLLTVLAVSAVAGVGLALYLKAARPRTFAGLGQTAG, encoded by the coding sequence ATGAGTGACAGCACGCCCGTCGTCAACCCGCCGTCGACCACGGACCCCGGCACCGGCGCCGTTCCGGACAGGCTCTCGGGCCGGATGGGGGCCGGCTCCCTCATGCTGACCGTACTGGCCTTCTCGGCGCCCATCGCCGTCGTGGCCGGGTTCATCCCGTTCACCATCACCTTCGGCGGGCGGGGCGCCACGCTCGCCTTCGTCGCGACCACGATCCTGCTGCTGCTGTTCGCGGTCGGGTACGTGACGATGACCAGGCGCATTCCGAAACCGGGTTCCTTCTACGCGTTCGTCAGCGCCGGACTGGGCAAGGTCAGCGGACTGGGCGCGGCCTTCCTTGCGGTCGTGTCCTATCTGCTGATGCTCGGCGGGTGTTTCGTCTTCCTCGGCCTCACCGCGACGGAACTCATCTCGAGCGTGAACGGGCCCGCGACACCGTGGTGGCTGTGGGCCGGGATCGCCTGGGCCGTGGTCGGCGTCCTGTGCTACTTCCACATCGAGGTGTCGGCGAGGGTCCTCAGCGTCGCCATGGTGCTGGAAGTCGCGATCGCCCTGACCTTCAACGTGGCCGTCGTGCTGCGCGGTGGCGGCCCGGACGGCTTCTCCGCCACCCCGTTCTCGCCGTCCGCGCTGGCGCACGGTGACGTGGGCGTCACCATGCTCTTCGCGGTCATGGTGTTCCTGGGTTTCGAAGCCACCGCGGTGTTCCGCGACGAGGTCCGCGCTCCGGACCGCACGATTCCCCGCGCCACCTACGGCGCCGTGTTGTTCGTGGGTGTCCTCTACATCCTGTCGTGCTACCTGCTCACCACCGCCTACGGCTCGGGCGCGGTGGACGCGGCGACCAACGACCCCAAGTCCATGTTCCCCGACGCCATCGGGCAGTTCGTGGCTCCGTTCTTCACGCAGCTGACGTTCCTGTTCATCATCACCTCCGAGCTCGCCGCGGCGATCTCGGTCCACAACGTGGTGGCCCGCTACCTCTACAACCTCGGCCGCGACCGGGCGCTACCCGCCTACCTCGCCAAGGTGCACCCCCGCCACCGCTCGCCTGCCCGCGCGTCCACGGTCACGGCCCTGGTCGTCGCCGTGGTCCTGCTGCCACTCGGCCTGACCAACACCGCGGGCACCGGGCTCGACGCGCAGCTGTTCGGGTTGGCCACCGTTGGCCTGCTGACCCTGATGGCACTGGTCAGCGTGTCGGTGATCGCGTGGTTCGCGCGCCACGGCGGGTCCGCCGGGGAGAACTGGTTCAAGTGCTACTTCGCCCCGGGCATGGCGGCGACGGCGCTCGGCACGACCGTGGTGCTCGCCGTCCTGCACTTCGATCTGGTGGTCGGCGGCGCGCCGGGACAGAACCTCGTGCTGCTCACCGTTCTCGCCGTCTCCGCGGTGGCCGGCGTGGGGCTCGCGCTCTATCTGAAAGCGGCCCGGCCGCGGACCTTCGCGGGTCTCGGCCAGACCGCGGGCTGA
- a CDS encoding cytochrome P450: MDARTSAATVPADCPEVTGFLPWTDPRFRIDPYPYYARALAEAPIMRDDADGSFVLTRYEDLMHYGRLPSIRIAPEWKKAGAWRVLLDMALGHDEPGHTRLRRQTSKWFTPKRVREWAETTAGFTDRLLDGLGPDGLVDGSDLAVEVTHRTVCHVLDVPADDHDGVRRLMRQAMPILSARPAPRDFERAEEALDELRRRTAALIELKRANPGEGLLDSLLGAQDRGEMSAAEVLATTLFFYVVGHMDATYLICSGLHLFTREPELLDAFRAHPDRHEAFVAELARFDAPEPVVTRTTTEDLVIHGVHVPAGSSLRLMLGAANHDPAVFDNPDEFDFTRPPEQTRNLTFSFGSHGCQGRLLAEAEIRVVFERISARYSRVELTAEPDMRNTDASRHYYTLPLRLHS; this comes from the coding sequence ATGGACGCTCGGACGAGCGCGGCCACCGTTCCGGCGGACTGCCCGGAGGTCACCGGGTTCCTGCCGTGGACCGACCCGCGGTTCCGGATCGACCCCTACCCCTACTACGCCCGCGCGCTGGCCGAAGCGCCGATCATGCGGGACGACGCCGACGGCAGTTTCGTGCTCACCCGGTACGAGGACCTGATGCACTACGGCCGGCTGCCCTCGATCCGCATCGCGCCGGAATGGAAGAAGGCCGGCGCCTGGCGCGTGCTCCTGGACATGGCGCTGGGGCACGACGAACCCGGCCACACCCGGCTGCGCCGCCAGACGAGCAAGTGGTTCACCCCCAAGCGGGTCCGCGAATGGGCCGAGACCACGGCCGGGTTCACCGACCGGCTCCTCGACGGACTCGGCCCGGACGGGCTCGTCGACGGCTCCGACCTGGCGGTGGAAGTCACGCACCGCACGGTCTGCCATGTCCTGGACGTTCCCGCCGACGACCACGACGGGGTGCGGCGGCTGATGCGGCAGGCGATGCCCATCCTCAGCGCACGCCCGGCCCCGCGTGACTTCGAACGGGCCGAGGAAGCGCTGGACGAACTGCGCCGTCGGACCGCCGCGCTGATCGAGCTCAAGCGGGCGAACCCGGGGGAGGGGCTGCTGGACTCGCTGCTGGGTGCGCAGGACCGGGGCGAGATGAGCGCCGCGGAAGTCCTGGCGACGACGCTGTTCTTCTACGTCGTCGGCCACATGGACGCCACCTACCTCATCTGCTCGGGCCTGCACCTGTTCACCCGGGAACCGGAACTCCTGGACGCCTTCCGGGCCCATCCGGACCGGCACGAGGCGTTCGTCGCCGAACTGGCCCGCTTCGACGCGCCCGAGCCCGTCGTGACCCGGACGACGACCGAGGACCTGGTGATCCACGGCGTCCACGTTCCCGCGGGCAGCAGCCTGCGCCTGATGCTCGGCGCCGCCAACCACGACCCGGCGGTGTTCGACAACCCGGACGAGTTCGACTTCACCCGGCCCCCGGAGCAGACCCGGAACCTCACGTTCAGCTTCGGCAGCCACGGGTGCCAGGGACGGCTGCTCGCCGAAGCCGAGATCCGGGTGGTGTTCGAGCGGATCTCGGCCCGGTACTCGCGCGTCGAGCTGACCGCCGAGCCGGACATGCGCAACACCGACGCCTCCCGCCACTACTACACGCTGCCCCTGCGGCTGCACAGCTGA
- a CDS encoding cupin domain-containing protein produces MTHTSSVPTVVLTDARAIELEDWGPLPEATGEPMRTAGKKLWTGDGVLEVGLWECAPGPSRWVFETNESVTVLEGRMTVTEDGGRTYEIKAGDSAVFPLGWAGTWDIHETVFKVYTAF; encoded by the coding sequence ATGACACACACCTCCTCGGTGCCCACCGTGGTCCTCACCGACGCGCGCGCGATCGAGCTGGAGGACTGGGGTCCCCTGCCCGAAGCCACCGGCGAGCCGATGCGGACCGCGGGCAAGAAGCTGTGGACCGGCGACGGCGTGCTCGAAGTCGGCCTCTGGGAGTGCGCGCCAGGGCCGTCCCGCTGGGTCTTCGAGACCAACGAGTCCGTCACCGTGCTCGAAGGCCGCATGACCGTCACCGAGGACGGCGGCCGAACCTACGAGATCAAGGCCGGTGACAGCGCCGTGTTCCCGCTCGGCTGGGCGGGCACGTGGGACATCCACGAAACCGTGTTCAAGGTCTACACGGCTTTCTGA
- a CDS encoding phosphotriesterase family protein, with protein sequence MPGTLRTVRGDIDPAEMGSTLPHEHVFGAVDMYWDPGEDPRASADPGAGPTLENLWHWRENPCANRGNLHMGDEKDAIDELSVLPGLGVGTLVTLSPIGMGRNAAGLRYVSEVTGVHIVAGSSYYVAASWPGERRSMTEDQMVDEIARDITVGMEGTDVRAGIVGEVGLSWPIDPLEERALAASVRAHRQTGAALSIHNPYYVPGAGTLLEIGRRIADLGADMSRVIMGHCDGFSRDPRFPDVVAELGCYVELDLFGYPSGYEPEVDFVYPSDELRVETILGLIKAGLADRLLLSHDICFKTSRQKFGGNGYGYIHRVIVPWLKRKGADDDVLDQILVRNAQTVLPLAPV encoded by the coding sequence ATGCCGGGCACACTACGCACCGTCCGCGGGGACATCGACCCCGCGGAAATGGGCTCCACATTGCCGCACGAGCACGTCTTCGGTGCCGTGGACATGTACTGGGACCCGGGGGAGGACCCGCGCGCCTCCGCCGACCCCGGTGCCGGCCCCACGCTGGAAAACCTGTGGCACTGGCGCGAGAACCCGTGCGCCAACCGCGGGAACCTGCACATGGGCGACGAGAAGGACGCGATCGACGAGCTCTCGGTCCTGCCCGGCCTCGGCGTCGGTACACTGGTCACCCTGTCCCCGATCGGCATGGGCCGCAACGCCGCCGGTCTGCGGTACGTCTCCGAGGTCACCGGCGTGCACATCGTGGCCGGGTCGTCCTACTACGTGGCCGCGAGCTGGCCCGGCGAGCGCAGGTCCATGACCGAGGACCAGATGGTCGACGAGATCGCCCGGGACATCACCGTCGGTATGGAGGGCACCGACGTGCGGGCCGGCATCGTCGGCGAGGTCGGCCTGTCCTGGCCGATCGACCCGCTGGAAGAGCGGGCGCTCGCGGCGAGCGTGCGCGCGCACCGGCAGACCGGCGCCGCGTTGTCCATCCACAACCCCTACTACGTGCCCGGAGCAGGCACACTGCTCGAGATCGGCCGCCGCATCGCCGACCTCGGTGCCGACATGAGCCGGGTGATCATGGGGCACTGCGACGGGTTCTCCCGCGATCCGCGGTTCCCGGACGTGGTCGCCGAGCTCGGCTGCTACGTCGAACTCGACCTGTTCGGCTACCCCAGCGGGTACGAGCCGGAGGTGGACTTCGTCTACCCGTCCGACGAGCTGCGCGTGGAGACCATCCTCGGTCTCATCAAGGCCGGTCTCGCCGATCGGCTGCTGCTCTCGCACGACATCTGCTTCAAGACCAGCAGGCAGAAGTTCGGCGGGAACGGCTACGGCTACATCCACCGCGTGATCGTGCCGTGGCTCAAGCGCAAGGGGGCCGACGACGACGTGCTCGACCAGATCCTGGTCCGCAACGCGCAGACGGTGCTGCCGCTGGCCCCGGTCTGA
- a CDS encoding TetR/AcrR family transcriptional regulator produces MRRTAYERRSGPRAPVTGGLRKLPVQERSRAMVEHVLETATELVENLGYEAVVGSPTLLLEKTGVSRGSFYAFFESPERVLEELCHRQMQSSTEGLTRALKDRPGEQWTEIVDILTGYYTQEHRIPLVRELWVRQNLTERVRTLDELVIEDWAGRVLEQFRQHAPAFDGLTQAHCSVALHALERLVQFAFTDDEDGDPAVLAQAHFMLTHFFAGHAAVSPSC; encoded by the coding sequence ATGAGACGGACCGCGTACGAGCGCAGATCCGGCCCACGTGCCCCGGTCACGGGGGGACTGCGCAAGCTGCCGGTCCAGGAACGTTCCCGCGCGATGGTCGAGCACGTGCTGGAGACCGCGACGGAGCTGGTCGAGAACCTCGGTTACGAGGCGGTGGTGGGGTCACCGACCCTGCTGCTGGAGAAGACGGGGGTCAGCCGGGGCTCGTTCTACGCCTTCTTCGAGAGTCCCGAACGGGTGCTCGAAGAGCTGTGTCACCGCCAGATGCAGAGCTCGACCGAAGGGCTCACGCGCGCTCTGAAAGACCGGCCGGGCGAGCAGTGGACCGAGATCGTCGACATCCTGACCGGCTACTACACGCAGGAACACCGGATCCCGCTGGTCCGCGAGCTCTGGGTGCGGCAGAACCTCACCGAACGCGTCCGCACCCTCGACGAGCTGGTCATCGAGGACTGGGCCGGCCGCGTCCTGGAGCAGTTCCGGCAGCACGCCCCGGCCTTCGACGGGCTCACCCAGGCCCACTGCAGCGTGGCCCTGCACGCGCTGGAACGGCTCGTCCAGTTCGCCTTCACCGACGACGAGGACGGCGATCCCGCCGTCCTCGCCCAGGCCCACTTCATGCTCACGCACTTCTTCGCGGGCCATGCCGCCGTCAGCCCGTCGTGCTGA
- a CDS encoding aldehyde dehydrogenase family protein produces the protein MTTLDVIEPATERVLDTLELTDVAELDAVVARAATAQKLWAAESPQYRGQALLAVAAAIESNAERLARLESRNVGMPIAEARGAVAGAAATFRYYAAAPERLLGHTIPVDGGVDMTFREPIGVVGLITPWNYPLTIASWKVAPGLAAGNAIVLKPAELTPLTARELAAIATAAGLPEGLLTVLVGPGRTIGRAMVEHPGIGKIAFTGSTDVGKDIARRAAGTLKRVTLELGGKSAALVFADADLDAAASGLTGAVFGNSGQDCCARSRVFVERPALEGFLERLEKVVGGIVVGDPLDENTQMGPLVSAGQAARVRAHVDGAPVLFRGSAPEGPGYWMPPTVLHPIDDAHPAAREEIFGPVVSVFAFDTEAEAVVRANDTVYGLAGSIWTSDAARSLRVARAVDAGALAVNSYTSVRVTTPFGGFKQSGLGRELGPDALDAYTEVKNVFFSTTG, from the coding sequence GTGACCACCCTCGACGTCATCGAGCCCGCCACCGAGCGCGTGCTCGACACACTCGAACTGACCGATGTCGCCGAACTGGACGCCGTCGTCGCCCGCGCCGCGACGGCGCAGAAGCTGTGGGCCGCGGAATCCCCGCAGTACCGCGGGCAGGCCCTGCTCGCGGTCGCTGCGGCGATCGAGTCGAACGCGGAACGACTGGCACGGCTGGAATCCCGCAATGTCGGGATGCCGATCGCCGAAGCACGTGGCGCCGTCGCCGGCGCGGCCGCGACGTTCCGCTACTACGCGGCGGCGCCGGAACGGCTGCTGGGACACACCATTCCCGTCGACGGCGGTGTCGACATGACCTTCCGCGAGCCGATCGGGGTCGTCGGCCTGATCACCCCGTGGAACTATCCGCTCACCATCGCGTCCTGGAAGGTGGCACCCGGTCTGGCCGCGGGCAACGCGATCGTGCTCAAACCCGCGGAGCTGACCCCGCTCACGGCACGCGAGCTGGCGGCGATCGCGACCGCCGCCGGACTGCCGGAGGGCCTGCTGACCGTGCTCGTGGGCCCGGGCCGGACGATCGGCCGGGCGATGGTCGAGCACCCGGGGATCGGCAAGATCGCCTTCACCGGGTCCACTGACGTCGGCAAGGACATCGCGCGGCGCGCGGCGGGCACGCTCAAGCGGGTCACGCTGGAGCTGGGCGGGAAATCGGCCGCGCTGGTGTTCGCCGACGCCGATCTCGACGCCGCCGCGAGCGGGCTGACCGGTGCCGTCTTCGGCAACTCCGGGCAGGACTGCTGCGCGCGGTCCCGCGTGTTCGTCGAGCGGCCCGCGCTGGAGGGATTCCTGGAGCGGCTGGAGAAGGTGGTCGGCGGCATCGTGGTCGGCGATCCACTGGACGAGAACACCCAGATGGGGCCGCTCGTGTCGGCCGGGCAGGCGGCCCGCGTGCGGGCTCATGTGGACGGTGCGCCGGTGCTCTTCCGCGGCTCCGCACCGGAGGGGCCCGGTTACTGGATGCCGCCCACGGTGCTGCATCCGATCGATGACGCGCACCCGGCGGCGCGGGAGGAGATCTTCGGACCGGTCGTGTCGGTGTTCGCCTTCGACACCGAAGCCGAGGCGGTGGTCCGCGCCAACGACACGGTGTACGGCCTGGCCGGGTCGATCTGGACGTCCGACGCCGCGCGGTCCCTGCGCGTGGCGCGTGCGGTCGACGCCGGTGCCCTCGCGGTCAACTCCTACACGTCGGTGCGTGTCACCACGCCCTTCGGCGGGTTCAAGCAGTCCGGTCTCGGCCGTGAACTGGGCCCGGACGCGCTGGATGCCTACACCGAGGTGAAGAACGTCTTTTTCAGCACGACGGGCTGA
- a CDS encoding gamma-glutamyl-gamma-aminobutyrate hydrolase family protein yields MTTPVIGVCAAFEPARWGFWDQQAAILPDTYLAKVRAAGGLPVGLVPDPRAVARPGLVLDRVDGLLLIGGVDLEPETYGAPKSARTEATVPRRDAFELSLARAALARNLPVLGICRGMQILNVAAGGTLHQHLTDSGFAEHRPSPGRLDSATFHEVDVVPGSHAASLSGSGVQIVNSHHHQGVDELGEGAVVTAWSLPDRLAEAIEFPSRQYALGVQWHPEVDHLHHALTVFVAVAARTAKEEQPA; encoded by the coding sequence ATGACCACACCCGTCATCGGAGTCTGCGCGGCGTTCGAACCCGCCCGCTGGGGGTTCTGGGACCAGCAGGCCGCGATCCTCCCCGACACCTACCTGGCCAAGGTACGCGCGGCGGGCGGCCTGCCGGTCGGCCTGGTGCCCGACCCCCGTGCCGTGGCGCGGCCCGGTCTGGTGCTGGACCGGGTCGACGGTCTGCTGCTCATCGGCGGCGTCGACCTGGAGCCAGAGACGTATGGCGCGCCCAAGAGCGCGCGCACCGAGGCGACCGTGCCGCGGCGCGACGCGTTCGAACTGTCCCTGGCCCGTGCCGCGCTGGCCCGGAACCTGCCGGTGCTGGGGATCTGCCGGGGCATGCAGATCCTCAACGTGGCCGCGGGCGGCACGCTGCACCAGCACCTGACCGACTCCGGGTTCGCCGAACACCGGCCCAGCCCCGGACGTCTGGACAGCGCGACCTTCCACGAGGTCGACGTGGTCCCCGGCTCGCACGCCGCGTCGCTGTCGGGCAGTGGTGTGCAGATCGTCAACTCCCATCACCACCAAGGGGTGGACGAGCTGGGCGAGGGTGCCGTGGTGACGGCCTGGTCCCTTCCGGACCGGCTCGCCGAGGCCATCGAGTTCCCGTCCCGCCAGTACGCCCTGGGTGTCCAGTGGCACCCGGAGGTCGACCACCTTCACCACGCGCTCACCGTCTTCGTCGCGGTCGCGGCGCGGACGGCCAAGGAGGAGCAGCCAGCGTGA